From Xiphophorus couchianus chromosome 4, X_couchianus-1.0, whole genome shotgun sequence, a single genomic window includes:
- the fibinb gene encoding fin bud initiation factor, translating into MAFVHLLLSAWMLLQPACGAFYRGPLHPEMSNGTFHHYFVPDGEYEDNDDPEQCQMLFKMTDERKCSLDEDQDSVIRDDFTLIKRQIEDSARVLEGIGKSISYDLDGEDSYGMYLRRETAQIGEAFTNSEKSLLELEVKFKQSQESELKEEHRLSDDFLTMIVHTRDALKETMDISLGLKDKHELLSLIIRSHGTRLSRLKNEYLKF; encoded by the coding sequence ATGGCTTTTGTTCACTTGCTCTTAAGTGCCTGGATGTTGTTGCAGCCAGCGTGCGGAGCTTTTTACCGGGGACCATTACATCCGGAGATGTCTAATGGCacttttcatcattattttgtCCCGGATGGCGAATATGAGGACAACGACGACCCAGAGCAGTGTCAAATGCTTTTTAAGATGACCGACGAGCGAAAGTGCAGTCTGGACGAGGATCAAGACTCTGTCATAAGGGACGACTTCACCCTCATCAAGCGGCAGATCGAGGACTCGGCGCGGGTGCTGGAGGGGATAGGGAAGAGCATCTCCTACGACCTGGACGGAGAGGACAGCTACGGGATGTATCTGCGCAGGGAGACGGCCCAGATCGGCGAGGCGTTCACAAACTCGGAGAAATCTCTGCTGGAGCTGGAGGTGAAGTTCAAGCAGAGCCAGGAGAGCGAGCTGAAGGAGGAGCACCGGCTCAGTGACGACTTCCTCACCATGATCGTGCACACACGGGACGCCCTGAAGGAGACCATGGACATCTCCCTGGGCCTGAAGGACAAGCACGAGTTGCTGTCTCTGATCATCCGCAGCCACGGAACGAGACTGAGCAGACTGAAGAACGAGTACCTCAAATTCTAA